One Lucilia cuprina isolate Lc7/37 chromosome 4, ASM2204524v1, whole genome shotgun sequence DNA segment encodes these proteins:
- the LOC111690532 gene encoding general odorant-binding protein 99b translates to MKVFFVILVLTVAALADHDHEGHDHDHHVHHGSHDYVVKHHDDLVKYRDECCSKLNISPELMEKYKSWEYPDDETTHCYIKCIFEHFGFFDEHKGFDVHKIHHQLVGEHGTVDHNDEIHKKIEHCADKNTQGSDACTWAYRGGMCFIRSHLQLVKESVDHKH, encoded by the exons atgaaagtattttttgtgattttagtTTTAACTGTAGCG GCCTTGGCCGACCATGATCATGAGGGCCATGATCATGATCACCATGTCCACCATGGAAGTCACGACTATGTGGTCAAACATCATGACGATTTGGTAAAATATCGTGATGAGTGCTGCTCTAAGTTGAACATCTCCCCTGAATTAATGGAAAAGTACAAATCCTGGGAATATCCCGATGATGAAACTACACACTGCTACATCAAATGTATTTTTGAACACTTTGGCTTCTTTGATGAACATAAGGGTTTTGATGTCCACAAAATTCACCATCAATTGGTAGGTGAACATGGTACCGTCGATCATAATgatgaaatacataaaaaaattgagcATTGTGCCGACAAGAATACGCAAGGTAGTGATGCTTGCACCTGGGCCTACCGTGGTGGCATGTGTTTCATTCGTTCCCATTTGCAATTGGTTAAGGAAAGTGTTGACCATAAACATTAA
- the LOC111690533 gene encoding uncharacterized protein LOC111690533 translates to MFLLNFAIFLIMLTSVKCDLWKVPTAIDIQAAFETCEISNEYFLNAEENYDHDSNDIRCFTKHLGLWTDEEGFQAKRLIKLLKKYQQPIEIVVVIGYCNRSHKQINNPDRWANEAYQCFAKGRIGQWINEYVKNVYKNKITTK, encoded by the exons atgtttcttctaaattttgcaatatttttaataatg TTAACAAGTGTAAAGTGTGATTTATGGAAAGTGCCCACTGCAATTGATATACAAGCTGCTTTTGAAACATGTGAAATATCTAACGAATACTTTCTTAATGCAGAAGAAAATTACGACCATGATTCCAATGATATCAGATGCTTTACAAAACATTTGGGTTTGTGGACAGATGAAGAAGGTTTCCAAGCAAAACgactaataaagttattgaagaAATATCAACAACCCATAGAAATTGTAGTGGTAATTGGTTATTGCAACCGTTCTCACAAACAAATCAACAACCCGGACAGATGGGCCAATGAAGCCTATCAATGTTTTGCCAAAGGACGCATAGGTCAGTGGATTAATGAATAcgtcaaaaatgtttacaaaaataaaataacaacaaaataa